From Larus michahellis chromosome 8, bLarMic1.1, whole genome shotgun sequence, one genomic window encodes:
- the AMZ1 gene encoding archaemetzincin-1, with translation MLQCKHAQEFSFGPRALKDALISTDPALQELYAKAFSRAEKLFLSEAYNPQRTLFCTLLIRTAFDWLLSHPDAPEDFETFYHAMLRRKQNFYRKHIYLQPIDLTEGPAGLSLLDSLQSCVESFFLGLRVKCLPSISISSIHCCYRHSRDTDRVQLHADGILNFLKNNKPMDALCVLGLTLLDLYPCETWSFTFSKFLPGQEVGVCSFARFSGDFPQAGCSRLNPLTQKEELCEVVKESRDRTLLFSAQEMVQCCKVTCHEICHLMGLGTCRWLQCIMQGALSLDEALLRPLEPCPICLRKLQHVVGFKLVERYRKLYAWTQTVLSTWPRKESADLSSSEDILPYSSDSGMCCENDSEVVTSLSEPLTPDTCSQALSIGQELEQDEHSCSLAEAQSQPQLAGPSKSTDIIKDYELWLETCIAALERNVSEEELAQVDKTVDALAKWEMFTGQLPAMRKDLPFARDSTGLRKVLGDKFSSLRRKLSSRKLSKGESSPHRWRWEEN, from the exons ATGCTGCAGTGCAAACACGCTCAGGAATTCAGCTTCGGGCCCCGGGCTCTGAAGGACGCGCTCATCTCCACCGACCCGGCCCTGCAGGAGCTCTACGCCAAAGCTTTCTCCAGGGCAGAGAAGCTGTTCCTCTCCGAAGCCTACAACCCGCAGAGAACGCTCTTCTGCACACTGCTCATCCGGACGGCTTTCGACTGGCTCCTCAGCCATCCCGATGCCCCCGAGGACTTTGAGACGTTCTACCATGCCATGCTGAGGAGGAAGCAGAACTTCTATCGAAAGCACATTTACCTCCAACCTATAG ACCTGACCGAAGGACCTGCCGGGCTCTCGCTGCTGGATTCCCTCCAGAGCTGTGTCGAGTCTTTCTTCCTGGGTCTCCGCGTGAAGTGccttccctccatctccatctcttccATTCACTGCTGCTACCGCCACAGCCGGGACACGGACAGGGTGCAGCTTCACGCAG ATGGGATCCTGAATTTCCTGAAGAACAACAAGCCCATGGATGCCCTGTGTGTCCTTGGACTCACTCTGCTGGACCTCTACCCGTGTGAGACCTGGAGCTTCACGTTCAGCAAATTCCTGCCAGGACAAG AAGTGGGAGTCTGCAGCTTTGCCAGATTTTCTGGGGATTTCCCCCAGGCTGGTTGTAGCCGCTTGAATCCACTCACGCAGAAGGAAGAGTTATGTGAAGTCGTCAAAGAAAGCAGAGACCGGACATTGCTCTTCAGTGCCCAAGAGATGGTCCAGTGCTGCAAG GTGACCTGTCACGAGATCTGCCACCTgatggggctggggacctgccgctggctgcagtgcatCATGCAGGGCGCCCTCAGCCTGGACGAAGCCCTGCTGCGGCCCCTGGAGCCGTGTCCCATCTGCCTTCGGAAGCTGCAGCACGTCGTGGGCTTCAAGCTGGTCGAGCGCTACCGG AAGCTCTACGCTTGGACACAGACTGTGTTGTCCACGTGGCCAAGGAAAGAGTCAGCAGACCTGTCCTCCTCGGAGGACATCCTTCCATACAGCTCAGACTCGGGGATGTGCTGCGAGAACGACTCTGAGGTGGTGACCTCCTTGTCTGAGCCGCTGACGCCAGACACTTGCAGCCAGGCCCTCTCCATCGGCCAGGAGCTGGAACAGGACGAGCACTCGTGTTCGCTGGCGGAGGCGcagagccagccccagctggCCGGGCCCTCCAAGTCCACAGATATCATCAAAGACTACGAACTGTGGCTGGAGACGTGCATTGCTGCCCTGGAGAGGAACGTCTCCGAGGAGGAACTGGCTCAGGTAGACAAGACTGTGGATGCCCtggccaagtgggaaatgtttACAGGACAACTGCCCGCCATGAGGAAGGACCTACCCTTTGCTAGGGACAGCACCGGCCTACGGAAAGTTCTTGGAGACAAATTTTCCTCCTTGCGGAGGAAACTAAGTTCCAGAAAATTGTCCAAAGGGGAATCGTCCCCTCACCGTTGGCGGTGGGAGGAGAACTAG